Proteins from a single region of Pseudodesulfovibrio portus:
- the ispE gene encoding 4-(cytidine 5'-diphospho)-2-C-methyl-D-erythritol kinase — protein MIMDTVTLIAPAKINLHLEIRGLREDGYHELHTLFYPVDMPCDLIKIEPAPDNDFYIRCPDNPDLETTSNLIYKAWKAYGTATGFKPGVFVTLTKRIPMGGGLGGGSSNAATMLKWLNDEAGDAALVPDELLSLGAAIGADVPFFLMNAPAWAGGIGEKLEPADVDLSDKTLVIACPAIHVDTPWAFRAWDEKNGSPQAPESLTSQPSGSKNPSPVSPPDMRNDFEPVVFDEFPTLREIKEKLLAAGAEFAAMSGSGAALFGIYPTRESAMSAALALESEGIEIFTVDCR, from the coding sequence ATGATTATGGACACCGTCACCCTCATCGCCCCGGCCAAGATAAACCTGCACCTCGAAATCCGGGGACTGCGGGAAGACGGCTATCACGAGCTGCACACGCTGTTCTACCCCGTGGACATGCCCTGCGACCTGATCAAGATCGAGCCCGCCCCGGACAACGACTTCTACATCCGCTGCCCGGACAACCCGGACCTAGAGACCACCTCCAACCTCATCTACAAGGCATGGAAGGCATACGGCACGGCCACCGGGTTCAAGCCCGGCGTGTTCGTCACACTGACCAAGCGCATCCCCATGGGAGGCGGCCTGGGCGGCGGCAGCTCAAACGCGGCGACCATGCTCAAATGGCTCAACGACGAGGCGGGCGATGCGGCCCTGGTCCCGGACGAACTGCTCTCCCTTGGAGCCGCCATCGGCGCGGACGTCCCCTTCTTCCTCATGAACGCCCCGGCCTGGGCGGGCGGCATCGGCGAAAAGCTCGAGCCCGCCGACGTGGACCTGTCCGACAAGACCCTGGTCATCGCCTGCCCGGCGATCCACGTCGACACCCCATGGGCGTTCAGGGCGTGGGACGAAAAAAATGGCTCCCCGCAAGCCCCGGAATCCTTGACATCCCAGCCTTCCGGGTCTAAGAATCCATCTCCCGTTTCGCCCCCGGACATGAGGAACGACTTCGAACCGGTCGTCTTCGACGAGTTCCCAACACTACGGGAAATCAAGGAAAAACTCCTTGCTGCCGGGGCCGAATTCGCCGCCATGAGCGGCTCGGGGGCCGCCCTGTTCGGCATTTATCCGACCAGGGAATCAGCCATGTCCGCTGCCCTGGCCCTCGAATCCGAAGGAATTGAAATTTTCACGGTGGACTGCCGATAG
- a CDS encoding Do family serine endopeptidase, producing MIRKIKILTIAFAMVMVVPLAARANGLPVFTELAATAGKAVAFISTEKTATGDPGRQFRQQVPEGHPFREFFEQFDQFFGQQGQQPRIQRGQGSGFIISSDGLIVTNNHVIDGADKVTVKFQDDKKEYVAEVVGADKETDLAVIRIKADHPLPTLKFGDSDALQVGEWVVAIGNPYGLDNTVTAGIISAKHRIIGAGPFDNFLQTDASINPGNSGGPLLNMQGEVIGINTAINAAAENIGFAIPSSQAANVIDQLKQGKTPQRGWLGVTIQRVSETQAKALGLPEPTGALVASVGKGHPADKGGVKQGDVILQVNGKKVDDNNDLLKKIAGLAPGDKANLVLWRNGKRVKKTVILGQRGDKTLASMIPNGKDKLATDTVLGMELSPITEQEAQALGLEKAYGLLVVSVDQTTPAGKEGIRQGDVIVQANQQDVNSVDELKGVIERDKKRGAVMLLIKRQGQNSFVALPLDK from the coding sequence ATGATTCGCAAAATCAAAATACTCACCATCGCCTTTGCCATGGTCATGGTCGTGCCGCTCGCCGCCAGGGCCAACGGTCTGCCCGTGTTCACGGAACTGGCCGCCACGGCGGGAAAGGCCGTGGCCTTCATCTCCACGGAGAAGACCGCCACGGGCGACCCGGGACGTCAGTTCCGCCAGCAGGTGCCCGAAGGACACCCCTTCCGTGAATTTTTCGAGCAGTTCGACCAGTTCTTCGGCCAGCAGGGACAGCAGCCGCGCATCCAGCGCGGACAGGGTTCCGGCTTCATCATCTCCTCCGACGGCCTGATCGTCACCAACAACCACGTCATCGACGGCGCGGACAAGGTGACCGTCAAGTTCCAGGACGACAAGAAGGAATACGTGGCCGAGGTGGTCGGCGCGGACAAGGAAACCGACCTGGCGGTCATCAGGATCAAGGCCGATCATCCCCTGCCCACCCTGAAATTCGGCGACTCCGACGCCCTCCAGGTGGGCGAGTGGGTCGTGGCCATCGGCAACCCTTACGGGTTGGACAACACCGTGACCGCAGGCATCATCTCGGCCAAGCACCGCATCATCGGCGCGGGGCCGTTCGACAACTTCCTGCAGACCGACGCCTCCATCAACCCCGGCAACTCCGGCGGTCCCCTGCTCAACATGCAGGGCGAGGTCATCGGCATCAACACGGCCATCAACGCGGCTGCCGAAAACATCGGCTTCGCCATCCCCAGCTCCCAGGCCGCCAACGTCATCGACCAGCTCAAGCAGGGCAAGACCCCGCAGCGCGGCTGGCTCGGCGTGACCATCCAGCGCGTGTCCGAAACCCAGGCCAAGGCCCTTGGCCTGCCCGAGCCCACCGGCGCCCTCGTGGCCTCCGTCGGCAAGGGGCACCCGGCCGACAAGGGCGGGGTCAAGCAGGGCGACGTCATCCTTCAGGTCAACGGCAAGAAGGTGGACGACAACAACGACCTGCTCAAGAAGATCGCGGGCCTGGCTCCCGGCGACAAGGCGAACCTGGTTTTGTGGCGCAACGGCAAGCGGGTGAAGAAGACCGTCATCCTCGGCCAGCGCGGCGACAAGACCCTCGCCTCCATGATTCCCAACGGCAAGGACAAGCTCGCCACCGACACCGTGCTCGGCATGGAACTCTCCCCGATCACCGAACAGGAGGCCCAGGCCCTCGGGCTGGAAAAGGCCTACGGCCTGCTCGTGGTCTCCGTGGACCAGACCACCCCGGCCGGCAAGGAAGGCATCCGCCAGGGCGACGTCATCGTCCAGGCCAACCAGCAGGACGTGAACTCCGTGGACGAATTGAAGGGCGTGATCGAACGCGACAAGAAACGCGGCGCGGTCATGCTCCTGATCAAACGCCAGGGCCAGAACAGCTTCGTGGCCCTGCCGCTGGACAAATAA
- a CDS encoding ribose-phosphate diphosphokinase: MHGELKIISGSASPKLADAICEHLGTKASPVLRERFSDGEIRIEIGENVRGDDVFVVQPTCSPVNYHLMELCLMLDALKRASASRVTAVVPYFGYARQDRKVVPRAPISAKLVADLLSTAGMQRLVTIDLHAGQIQGFFNCPVDNLFAAPALLEHLRDKNEDFVIISPDAGGVERARAYAKRLGASLAIVDKRRDAPNQAKAMHIIGDVRDKVAVVVDDMIDTAGTMCAAANVIMENGAKEVMACATHPVLSGPAIQRLEESAFSEVVVTDTIPLDDKKTCCSKIKQRSVASLLAKAINNVHTESSVSVLFV; encoded by the coding sequence ATGCACGGCGAGTTGAAAATCATCAGCGGTTCTGCCAGCCCCAAGCTGGCTGATGCCATCTGCGAGCACCTGGGCACCAAGGCCTCACCGGTCCTGCGTGAACGCTTCTCCGACGGAGAGATCCGCATCGAGATCGGCGAGAACGTGCGCGGTGACGACGTGTTCGTGGTGCAGCCCACCTGTTCGCCCGTGAACTACCATCTCATGGAACTGTGCCTGATGCTCGACGCCCTCAAGCGGGCCAGCGCCTCCCGCGTCACCGCGGTGGTGCCCTACTTCGGCTATGCACGCCAGGACCGGAAAGTGGTTCCCAGGGCGCCCATCTCCGCCAAGTTGGTGGCCGACCTGCTGTCCACGGCGGGCATGCAGCGGCTCGTGACCATCGACCTGCACGCAGGCCAGATCCAGGGCTTCTTCAACTGTCCGGTGGACAACCTGTTCGCCGCCCCGGCCCTGCTCGAGCACCTGCGCGACAAGAACGAAGATTTCGTCATCATTTCCCCGGACGCGGGCGGCGTTGAGCGCGCCCGTGCCTATGCCAAACGCCTCGGCGCGTCCCTGGCCATCGTGGACAAGCGCCGCGACGCCCCCAACCAGGCCAAGGCCATGCACATCATCGGCGACGTCAGGGACAAGGTGGCCGTGGTGGTGGACGACATGATCGACACCGCCGGCACCATGTGCGCCGCCGCCAACGTGATCATGGAAAACGGGGCCAAGGAAGTCATGGCCTGCGCCACCCACCCGGTGCTGTCCGGCCCGGCCATCCAGCGGCTGGAAGAGTCCGCCTTTTCCGAGGTGGTTGTCACCGACACCATCCCGTTGGACGACAAGAAGACCTGCTGCTCCAAGATCAAGCAGCGGAGCGTGGCCTCCCTGCTGGCCAAGGCAATCAACAACGTGCACACGGAATCATCCGTTTCCGTGCTGTTTGTATAA
- a CDS encoding RNA recognition motif domain-containing protein, which produces MSKNIYVGNLPWSATEDDVRAAFAEYGEVVSVKLINDRETGRPRGFGFVEMEDQGALAAIEALDGTDFGGRNIKVNEARPRPERPRW; this is translated from the coding sequence ATGTCCAAGAACATTTATGTGGGCAACCTGCCCTGGAGTGCCACCGAAGATGACGTCCGCGCTGCTTTCGCCGAATACGGCGAAGTCGTTTCCGTCAAACTGATCAACGACCGCGAAACCGGCCGCCCCCGCGGCTTCGGCTTTGTTGAAATGGAAGACCAGGGTGCGCTTGCCGCCATCGAAGCCCTGGACGGCACCGATTTCGGCGGCCGCAACATCAAGGTCAACGAGGCTCGGCCCCGTCCCGAACGCCCGCGTTGGTAG
- a CDS encoding ATP-binding protein, whose product MKDKQRQTKTGPRADGTAPCPNENEYRALFENTGTAMATVDEDSVILRCNTQFSKLAACPIEDIAGKMKWSDFVDAEDLRRMKTYFRQRTQAGGQPPDNYTFTFLACDNVRKTVHVFVRLNPESGERICSLIDVTDREETLEALRKSEERYALVAKGANDGFWDWDLTTNAVWYSQRYKAILGYSDEEFPNLPESWINAIHPDDYGRALDANSQCLEGKVDQFEVEYRMLHKDGSVRWILGRGASVRDKDGKVHRMAGTHTDITARKFNERTTNALYAISSAISTTRDPRELYEHIHRIIDEAIDADNFFITLLNEETDSLEFVYFSDEKDDYYTIPDVSDPSRNSLSIHVFRTGVPLLLSAASPRDMQHMEQIGIIGTLPASWLGVPLRLRGVIMGAMAVQDYQNPRQYSEADVTFMTAVSEQVALAIERKLNEEELELKVDMRTRELRKKAAELEEANARLLELGQVKSSLVSSVSHELRTPLTSIRGFAKLCSKDFLRYFGILADSPKLKNKADRIRNNLEIIDMEGERLTRLINDFLDISRIESGKASWHDRLIDPCEIIRQAVSAASGSFAANPEIRLEINLPDTCKPIHADPDKIQQVVINLLNNAYKFTRKGSVTISLTEARGAMTASILDTGSGVPPADLPHLFEKFHKSVCGDTVTDENKGTGLGLAICKEIVEHYGGNIWVESTEGHGSCFSFSLPTIWS is encoded by the coding sequence ATGAAAGACAAGCAACGGCAGACAAAAACGGGACCCCGGGCGGACGGAACCGCCCCGTGTCCCAATGAAAACGAGTATCGCGCCCTGTTTGAGAATACGGGCACGGCCATGGCCACCGTGGACGAGGACTCGGTCATACTGCGTTGCAACACGCAATTCTCCAAACTCGCGGCCTGTCCCATCGAGGACATCGCCGGCAAGATGAAGTGGTCGGACTTCGTCGATGCCGAAGACCTGCGCCGCATGAAAACCTATTTTCGGCAACGGACACAGGCAGGGGGCCAGCCCCCGGACAATTACACGTTCACGTTTCTCGCCTGCGACAACGTCCGCAAGACGGTCCATGTCTTCGTCCGCCTGAACCCGGAAAGCGGGGAACGGATATGCTCGCTCATCGACGTCACGGACCGCGAGGAGACCCTGGAGGCCCTGCGCAAGAGCGAAGAGCGTTATGCGCTTGTGGCCAAAGGGGCCAACGACGGATTCTGGGACTGGGACCTGACCACGAACGCGGTCTGGTACTCCCAGCGGTACAAGGCGATCCTCGGCTATTCGGACGAGGAGTTCCCGAACCTGCCGGAATCGTGGATCAACGCCATACACCCGGATGACTATGGCCGGGCCCTCGACGCCAACAGCCAGTGCCTGGAAGGCAAGGTGGATCAATTCGAGGTGGAGTACAGGATGCTCCACAAGGACGGCTCGGTTCGCTGGATTCTCGGCAGGGGCGCCAGCGTGCGCGACAAAGACGGCAAGGTGCATCGCATGGCGGGCACCCACACCGACATCACCGCCAGAAAATTCAACGAGCGCACCACCAACGCCCTCTACGCCATCTCTTCGGCCATCAGCACCACCCGCGACCCGCGCGAACTGTATGAACACATCCACCGCATCATCGATGAAGCCATCGACGCGGACAATTTCTTCATCACCCTCCTGAACGAGGAGACCGATTCCCTGGAATTCGTGTATTTCTCCGACGAAAAGGACGACTACTACACCATCCCCGACGTCAGCGATCCCTCCCGGAACAGCCTGTCCATCCACGTCTTCCGCACAGGCGTGCCCCTGCTGCTTTCGGCCGCCTCCCCCCGGGACATGCAGCACATGGAGCAGATCGGCATCATCGGCACCCTCCCCGCGTCATGGCTGGGCGTGCCCCTGCGGCTGCGGGGCGTAATCATGGGAGCCATGGCCGTGCAGGACTACCAAAACCCCCGCCAGTACTCCGAGGCGGACGTGACCTTCATGACCGCTGTTTCGGAGCAGGTGGCCCTGGCCATCGAACGCAAGCTGAATGAGGAAGAGCTGGAACTCAAGGTCGACATGCGGACCCGCGAACTCCGCAAAAAGGCCGCCGAGCTGGAGGAAGCCAACGCCCGCCTCCTGGAGCTGGGCCAGGTCAAGTCGTCCCTGGTCTCGTCCGTGTCCCACGAGCTGCGGACCCCGCTGACGTCCATCCGGGGCTTCGCCAAGCTGTGCTCCAAGGACTTCCTCCGCTATTTCGGCATACTGGCCGACAGCCCCAAGCTGAAGAACAAGGCGGACCGCATCCGGAACAACCTGGAAATCATCGACATGGAAGGCGAACGGCTGACCCGCCTGATCAACGATTTCCTGGACATCAGCCGCATCGAGTCGGGCAAGGCGTCATGGCATGACCGCCTCATCGATCCGTGCGAAATCATCAGGCAGGCGGTCTCGGCCGCTTCGGGCAGCTTCGCGGCCAACCCCGAGATCAGGTTGGAGATCAATCTGCCCGACACCTGCAAGCCCATCCACGCAGACCCGGACAAGATACAGCAGGTGGTCATCAACCTCCTGAACAACGCCTACAAATTCACCCGAAAAGGCTCGGTCACCATCTCCCTCACGGAAGCCCGGGGGGCCATGACCGCATCGATTCTCGACACCGGGTCCGGCGTTCCCCCGGCGGACCTGCCCCATCTGTTCGAAAAATTTCACAAGTCCGTCTGCGGCGACACCGTCACCGACGAGAACAAGGGAACCGGCCTCGGGCTCGCCATCTGCAAGGAAATCGTCGAGCACTACGGCGGCAACATCTGGGTGGAGTCCACCGAGGGCCATGGCAGCTGCTTCTCCTTCTCGCTGCCCACGATCTGGAGCTAA
- a CDS encoding 50S ribosomal protein L25, which produces MAELLKLNVEERTELGKGPNRRLRATGMVPGIYYDAKGSNIPVKVAMVPLQKAYAAVGNAQVFELVLEKGGKTETMPALLWRVRNEPVKGLPEHVDFFGVDLDQEIKVAVHFELVGSSKGVKLGGVLELYRDTIEVVCKPMDIPSSITIDITDLDIMDSVHIEEIEFPEGVTPLFDENYAVVAVQAAREEEELDEDEGLEGIMGEEEGEGEEGGSEEEASE; this is translated from the coding sequence ATGGCAGAACTGCTGAAACTCAACGTTGAGGAACGCACTGAACTGGGCAAGGGCCCCAACCGCCGCCTCCGTGCCACCGGCATGGTCCCGGGCATCTACTACGATGCCAAGGGCTCCAACATTCCGGTCAAGGTGGCCATGGTTCCCCTGCAGAAGGCCTACGCCGCAGTGGGCAACGCGCAGGTTTTCGAGCTGGTCCTGGAAAAGGGCGGCAAGACCGAAACCATGCCCGCGCTGCTCTGGCGCGTCCGCAACGAGCCGGTCAAGGGCCTGCCCGAGCACGTCGACTTCTTCGGCGTTGATCTGGACCAGGAAATCAAGGTCGCCGTCCACTTCGAGCTGGTCGGCTCCTCCAAGGGCGTCAAGCTCGGCGGTGTTCTGGAACTGTACCGCGACACCATCGAGGTCGTCTGCAAGCCCATGGACATTCCGTCCTCCATCACCATCGACATCACCGACCTCGACATCATGGATTCCGTCCACATCGAGGAAATCGAATTCCCCGAAGGCGTCACCCCGCTCTTTGACGAAAACTACGCCGTCGTGGCCGTCCAGGCCGCCCGCGAAGAGGAAGAGCTGGATGAGGACGAAGGCCTCGAAGGCATCATGGGCGAAGAGGAAGGCGAAGGCGAAGAAGGCGGCTCCGAAGAGGAAGCTTCCGAATAG
- the pth gene encoding aminoacyl-tRNA hydrolase has protein sequence MDYKGVIVGLGNPGPKYEKTRHNIGFMLVDHLLLQAEQRKSMRLEKINESGDYELWSAKFAGAFRLLAKPMTYMNLSGKAVSKICGRHRLAPGDVVVVHDELDLPVGRMKFKIGGGNNGHNGLESIQERLGTPDFWRLRLGVSRPADPYKVISDWVLEPFAGREASFLPDIIAHAAKGLDIFYRRGRGFAQQHVNSFSLREEEME, from the coding sequence ATGGACTACAAAGGCGTCATAGTGGGACTCGGCAATCCCGGCCCGAAATACGAGAAGACCCGGCACAACATCGGGTTCATGCTCGTTGATCACCTGTTGCTCCAGGCCGAACAGCGCAAGTCCATGCGGCTCGAGAAAATCAACGAGTCCGGCGACTACGAACTGTGGAGCGCCAAGTTTGCGGGCGCGTTCCGGCTGCTGGCCAAGCCCATGACCTACATGAACCTGAGCGGCAAGGCCGTGTCCAAGATCTGCGGCCGTCACAGGCTCGCTCCCGGGGACGTGGTCGTGGTCCACGACGAACTGGACCTGCCCGTGGGCCGGATGAAGTTCAAGATAGGCGGCGGCAACAACGGCCACAACGGATTGGAATCCATACAGGAACGTCTCGGCACCCCCGACTTCTGGCGGTTGCGCCTCGGAGTGAGCCGACCCGCCGACCCGTACAAGGTCATCAGCGACTGGGTGCTGGAGCCCTTTGCAGGCCGGGAAGCGTCGTTCCTGCCGGACATCATCGCTCACGCGGCCAAGGGGTTGGACATCTTTTACCGGCGTGGCAGGGGTTTTGCCCAGCAGCACGTCAACTCCTTCTCCCTCCGAGAAGAAGAAATGGAGTAA
- a CDS encoding exo-alpha-sialidase, whose product MPSLSDTPARHVVIDRREGHYIAFPDVIRAAGDRLVVAYNEMNEHVRPDRRVVVVRTSDDHGRTWSPPVYPDSPSSHCPRLLRLADGRLLISDSSRIFHTSSDNGDTWTPMRPSGLSHDMHDRVLILDDGSWLTAGHRHVGEEHPAIRQPPTEQVVFRSTDRGATWKRISVLAAHRNLTLCEASMVRLPDGRIMALMRENSFVFEPMYACFSRDGGLTWSDPAPTSLIGHRPTMGLLADGNLLVTYRNTGPDWGTCAWSGTAEELLSGFRVHGRSADPGNPTFTEDGMRVRNEAGNASVVRYALRPMTDPRTATLCFETTVRVDRADANGCAIRVGVWWRLYPDAVVPDVEDAKPISLEPGRFNRIKLEYADGEVALSVNGARRALVRVEPDHAETRPVMFGAPYPFEDNAVDCTWQRADLAVNEPAYGRNYSWSWRAQDGPPDQWMRDTILELRNDRHAAAPDFGYSGWCETGDGRLFCAYHHGNGTERGYEPLKTAHVAGTWFTPDDFKQGGPHGTR is encoded by the coding sequence ATGCCCAGCCTGTCCGATACCCCGGCCCGCCACGTGGTCATCGACCGGCGCGAGGGACACTACATCGCCTTCCCGGACGTGATCCGGGCCGCAGGCGACCGGCTGGTGGTCGCCTACAACGAGATGAACGAGCACGTGCGGCCCGACCGCCGCGTGGTGGTGGTCAGGACCAGCGACGACCATGGCCGCACCTGGTCGCCCCCCGTCTATCCCGACTCGCCGTCCAGCCACTGCCCCCGGCTGCTCCGCCTTGCCGACGGCAGGCTGCTGATCTCGGACAGCTCCCGCATATTTCACACCAGCTCCGACAACGGCGACACCTGGACACCCATGCGGCCCTCCGGCCTGTCCCACGACATGCACGACCGCGTCCTGATCCTGGACGACGGCTCCTGGCTGACCGCCGGGCACCGGCACGTGGGAGAGGAACATCCGGCCATCCGCCAGCCTCCCACCGAACAGGTGGTGTTCCGCTCCACGGACCGGGGCGCGACCTGGAAACGCATCTCCGTGCTGGCCGCCCACCGCAACCTGACGCTGTGCGAGGCGTCCATGGTCCGGCTGCCGGACGGCCGCATCATGGCCCTGATGCGCGAAAACAGCTTCGTGTTCGAGCCCATGTACGCCTGTTTCAGCCGGGACGGCGGGCTCACCTGGTCCGACCCCGCGCCCACGTCGCTCATCGGCCACCGGCCGACCATGGGCCTGCTCGCCGACGGCAACCTCCTGGTCACCTACCGCAACACCGGCCCGGACTGGGGCACCTGTGCCTGGTCCGGCACGGCGGAGGAACTGCTGTCCGGTTTCCGGGTCCACGGCAGGAGTGCCGACCCCGGCAACCCGACCTTCACCGAAGACGGCATGCGGGTGCGCAACGAGGCGGGAAACGCGTCCGTGGTGCGCTATGCCCTGCGCCCCATGACCGACCCGCGCACGGCCACTCTTTGCTTCGAGACGACCGTCCGCGTGGACAGGGCGGACGCAAACGGCTGCGCCATCCGCGTGGGAGTGTGGTGGCGGCTGTATCCCGACGCCGTGGTGCCGGACGTGGAGGACGCAAAACCGATTTCACTTGAGCCGGGCCGCTTCAACCGCATCAAACTCGAGTACGCGGACGGCGAAGTGGCCCTGTCCGTCAACGGGGCACGCCGGGCGCTGGTCCGGGTCGAACCCGACCATGCAGAGACCCGACCCGTCATGTTCGGCGCGCCCTACCCCTTTGAGGACAACGCGGTGGACTGCACCTGGCAGCGGGCCGACCTGGCCGTCAATGAGCCCGCCTACGGCAGAAACTATTCGTGGTCGTGGCGGGCACAGGACGGGCCGCCCGACCAATGGATGCGCGACACTATCCTTGAACTGCGCAACGACCGCCACGCGGCGGCCCCGGACTTCGGCTATTCGGGCTGGTGCGAAACGGGTGACGGGCGACTGTTTTGTGCTTATCATCATGGAAACGGCACTGAACGCGGCTACGAACCGCTCAAGACGGCCCATGTGGCCGGAACCTGGTTCACCCCGGACGACTTCAAACAGGGAGGCCCCCATGGAACGCGCTGA
- the rho gene encoding transcription termination factor Rho, with protein MAEKKTETEPKGKAGAPKRGRPKKTTPKKAKTIANGNGNGGSLNLTELKLKSMQDLTDLAMEFGVENPSTMRKQELIFSLLQECASQDGQIFGEGVLEILPDGFGFLRSPMYSYMAGPDDIYVSPSQIRRFGLRKGDCVSGQIRPPKEGERYFALLRVSEIGFEDPKHSKNLVLFDNLTPLYPEEQLKLENGSQNYSSRIIDLLVPIGKGQRGVIVAPPRTGKTIMLQTIANSINANHPEVDLIVLLIDERPEEVTDMQRTVKAEVVSSTFDEPPQRHVQVADMVIEKAKRLVERKRDVVILLDSITRLGRAYNAVTPSSGRVLSGGIDANALQRPKRFFGAARNIEEGGSLTIISTALIDTGSRMDEVIFEEFKGTGNMEIYLDRHLSDKRVYPAIDINRSGTRKEELLLEEDVLNRVWILRKLLSPMNSIDSMEFLRGKMKGTKNNQEFLDSMSK; from the coding sequence ATGGCCGAAAAAAAGACCGAGACCGAACCCAAAGGCAAGGCTGGCGCTCCCAAACGGGGCCGTCCCAAGAAAACAACCCCAAAGAAGGCGAAGACCATCGCCAACGGGAACGGGAACGGCGGCAGCCTGAACCTGACCGAGCTGAAGCTCAAATCCATGCAGGACCTGACGGACCTGGCCATGGAATTCGGAGTGGAAAACCCCTCCACCATGCGCAAGCAGGAACTGATCTTCTCCCTGCTTCAGGAGTGTGCCTCCCAGGACGGACAGATCTTCGGTGAAGGCGTACTGGAAATCCTGCCCGACGGCTTCGGTTTCCTGCGCTCCCCCATGTACAGCTACATGGCGGGCCCCGACGACATCTACGTTTCCCCGTCCCAGATTCGCCGCTTCGGCCTGCGCAAGGGCGACTGCGTGTCCGGCCAGATCCGCCCGCCCAAGGAAGGGGAACGGTATTTCGCCCTGCTGCGCGTGTCCGAGATCGGCTTCGAGGACCCCAAGCACTCCAAGAACCTGGTCCTCTTCGACAACCTGACACCGCTCTATCCCGAAGAGCAACTCAAGCTCGAAAACGGCAGCCAGAACTATTCTTCCCGCATCATCGACCTGCTCGTGCCCATCGGCAAGGGCCAGCGCGGCGTCATCGTGGCCCCGCCCCGCACGGGTAAGACGATCATGCTCCAGACCATCGCCAACTCCATCAACGCCAACCACCCCGAGGTGGACCTCATCGTCCTGCTCATCGACGAGCGGCCCGAGGAAGTGACCGACATGCAGCGCACGGTCAAGGCCGAGGTGGTCTCCTCCACCTTCGACGAACCGCCGCAGCGCCACGTTCAGGTTGCGGACATGGTCATCGAGAAGGCCAAGCGGTTGGTGGAACGCAAGCGCGACGTGGTCATCCTCCTCGACTCCATCACCCGCCTCGGGCGGGCCTACAACGCCGTGACCCCGTCCTCCGGGCGCGTGCTCTCCGGCGGTATCGACGCCAATGCCCTGCAGCGGCCCAAGCGCTTCTTCGGCGCGGCCCGCAACATCGAGGAAGGCGGCTCCCTGACCATCATATCCACTGCGCTCATCGACACCGGCTCGCGCATGGACGAGGTCATCTTCGAGGAGTTCAAGGGCACCGGCAACATGGAAATCTACCTGGACCGCCACCTGTCCGACAAGCGCGTGTACCCGGCCATCGACATCAACCGCTCCGGCACCCGCAAGGAAGAGCTGCTCCTGGAAGAGGACGTGCTCAACCGCGTCTGGATCCTGCGCAAGCTCCTCTCCCCCATGAATTCCATCGACTCCATGGAATTCCTGCGCGGCAAGATGAAGGGCACCAAAAACAACCAGGAGTTCCTGGACTCCATGTCCAAGTAG
- the infA gene encoding translation initiation factor IF-1: MAKEEGIVVQGTVEEALPNAMFRVELENGHTVLAHISGKMRKFRIRVMPGDTVTVELSPYDLTRGRITFRPR, from the coding sequence ATGGCTAAAGAAGAAGGCATTGTCGTTCAAGGCACCGTTGAAGAAGCGTTGCCCAACGCCATGTTCCGCGTGGAACTCGAGAACGGTCACACCGTACTCGCCCATATTTCCGGCAAGATGCGCAAATTCCGCATCCGTGTCATGCCCGGCGACACCGTCACCGTGGAGCTCTCTCCCTACGACCTGACACGAGGCCGTATCACTTTCCGCCCCCGCTAG
- a CDS encoding CarD family transcriptional regulator: MFKVNELVVYPSQGVGRVERVESQEIGGVKADFYIVRILSNNVTLMVPVANAENVGLRPVCSKRIGQKIFESLEDRSEFTGYTGQNWNRRYREYSEKLKSGDLSDVAYVLKELFLIGKDKELSFGERRLLEQAMGLVSMELAYSVDRDQESIKEDINEMFADVIAAQEEKD; encoded by the coding sequence GTGTTCAAGGTTAACGAATTGGTCGTGTATCCCTCTCAGGGAGTCGGTCGCGTGGAGCGTGTCGAATCCCAGGAGATCGGCGGGGTGAAAGCCGATTTCTATATCGTGCGGATACTGAGCAACAACGTGACCCTGATGGTCCCGGTGGCCAACGCCGAGAACGTGGGGCTCAGGCCCGTATGCTCCAAGCGCATAGGCCAGAAGATATTCGAATCCCTGGAAGACCGTTCCGAGTTTACCGGCTACACCGGCCAGAACTGGAACCGACGCTATCGCGAATATTCCGAGAAGCTCAAAAGCGGCGATCTCTCCGACGTGGCCTACGTCCTCAAGGAGCTCTTCCTCATCGGCAAGGACAAGGAACTGTCCTTTGGCGAACGCCGCCTCCTGGAGCAGGCCATGGGCCTGGTCTCCATGGAACTGGCCTACTCCGTGGACCGGGACCAGGAGTCCATCAAGGAAGATATCAACGAAATGTTCGCCGACGTTATCGCCGCCCAGGAAGAAAAGGATTAG